A genomic window from Lotus japonicus ecotype B-129 chromosome 1, LjGifu_v1.2 includes:
- the LOC130745492 gene encoding uncharacterized protein LOC130745492: MVREAEKWSQRRSGRTPAVAEPQEVEPAPESIMTLSILMDLSGYRFTWSNKRVTPDTIEERLDYALANDAWDEVWPVTDVTNLPRYHSDHNPLLICCGSKGLRQELRRARLFRFEELWLQDGDCKEVVAEAWSGGREKFGDIPKKISDTKALLQKLQQQIQTDQVVEQVKEAESELDKLIDQQEIWWSQSSRVNWLKIGDRNTKNFHQNATPRRKRNMIEKIKDDGGREFVDDPSIGRVLGDYFVGLFTSSSPS; the protein is encoded by the exons ATGGTGAGAGAAGCGGAGAAGTGGAGCCAGAGGCGGAGTGGCCGAACCCCGGCGGTGGCTGAACCACAGGAAGTGGAGCCTGCTCCGGAGTCGATCATGACG CTATCCATTCTAATGGACCTTTCAG GTTATAGATTTACTTGGTCGAATAAAAGAGTAACTCCTGACACCATAGAAGAGAGGCTTGATTATGCTCTTGCTAATGATGCTTGGGATGAGGTGTGGCCTGTCACGGATGTTACTAACCTACCAAGGTACCATTCTGATCATAATCCTTTACTGATATGTTGTGGTTCCAAGGGCTTAAGACAGGAATTGCGAAGGGCCAGGTTGTTTCGCTTTGAGGAACTGTGGCTCCAGGATGGGGATTGTAAGGAGGTTGTGGCTGAGGCCTG GAGTGGGGGACGTGAAAAGTTTGGTGACATACCAAAGAAAATTTCTGACACGAAGGCTCTACTTCAGAAGCTCCAGCAGCAAATTCAAACTGATCAAGTGGTGGAGCAAGTTAAGGAGGCCGAGAGTGAGTTAGACAAATTGATTGATCAGCAAGAAATTTGGTGGAGTCAGAGCTCCAGAGTGAATTGGCTAAAAATTGGAGATAGAAATACAAAAAATTTCCATCAGAATGCTACTCCGAGGCGAAAGAGGAATATGATTGAAAAGATTAAAGATGATGGAGGCAGAGAATTTGTTGATGATCCGAGTATTGGTAGAGTGTTGGGTGATTACTTTGTTGGCCTATTCACTAGCTCCTCTCCATCATGA
- the LOC130731536 gene encoding uncharacterized protein LOC130731536, giving the protein MSPQPSRVNRSYSKDVALLKSPSSGVDVMKEWRKKFVAASSLEVSNAPATVHASIGESVSADPNVIVPNVIHEISVESVSVPNVEPHVETLVETTSDVNMEPSARNPNPIVDTSELDLQIHQSALGSEPSTVCKKSVIESVHELLSFWS; this is encoded by the coding sequence atgtctccacagccatctagggtgaatagatcatattcaaaggatgttgctcttcttaaatctccgagttctggtgtagatgttatgaaggaatggaggaagaaatttgttgctgcaagttctcttgaagtctcaaatgcaccagcaactgttcatgcaagcataggtgAATCTGTAAGTGCAGATCCTAATGTTATTGTGCCTAATGTGATTCATGAGATATCAGTTGAATCTGTTTCTGTTCCCAATGTTGAACCTCATGTTGAGACATTAGTTGAGACTACTTCAGATGTGAATATGGAACCCTCTGCTAGAAATCCAAACCCCATTGTTGACACATCTGAACTTGATCTCCAAATTCATCAATCTGCCTTGGGTTCTGAACCATCTACCGTTTGTAAGAAGTCAGTTATTGAAAGTGTTCATGAATTGTTGTCATTCTGGTCTTAG
- the LOC130745569 gene encoding uncharacterized protein LOC130745569, protein MIDQNNVLARVFRQVRDHLSSDETSQLSVRLFRARGKDPRTYNMPTADEVAALIVGDFDDMEFGRDVVVKLRDGFLTKIHETHTAFIPLQYPLLFPYGEDGFREDIPISELFRNMGTYKRHTVSLRKFIAFRLQTRNNEFGTVLNSRRLFQQFVVDTYTMVEANRLSYLKRNQKTIRADYLNGVAEAIDNGETDPSSVGKRIILLPSFTGGRRYMFNNCQDAMAICKKIGYPDLFITATCNSGWGEIQRFVRHRNLKAEDRPDICVRVFKMKLDNLMYDLKKGKKFGKVDAGMYTVEFQKRGLPHAHILLWLPPQHKIKKIEDIDKHVSAELPDPKVYPNLYKAVSSYMMHGPCGVVDPKSVCMVDGKCSKHFPKKFQNCTTVDDDGYPIYKRRRTGITILKKGVPLDNGFVVPYNPISNGGTSADNSEQQDEIKQYYDCRYLTPCEAAWRTFKYDIHDRWPPVLRLEFHLPNQQSVLFKENDDLEVVKENSTKKGTQFLAWMDANKKYSEGRNLTYAEFPSKFVYNKKSTIWLPRKRGISLGRLQFIASGMGENYYMRVLLNRQKGCDSFKSIRTVKGVVYPTFCDACEAMGLLEDDRQYVDAISIASELGSGSQLRKLITRMLMTNLISRPQEVWRKSWTLLSDGILYDRRKALNIPDLRIEDEELQNLCLIEIEKILQGNGRSLKEFPCLPYPKFSEIHNFENRFIADELNYNRDEMVKIHDELVGSLTSEQEIVYKNVLDAVLSDNGGLFFLYGFGGTGKTFF, encoded by the exons atgattgaCCAAAATAACGTACTTGCTAGAGTTTTTCGGCAGGTTCGTGATCATCTATCTTCTGATGAAACTTCTCAGCTCTCTGTGCGTCTATTTCGAGCAAGGGGAAAGGATCCTAGAACTTACAATATGCCAACGGCTGATGAGGTCGCAGCTTTGATCGTTGGTGACTTTGATGATATGGAATTTGGTAGGGATGTTGTTGTCAAATTAAGAGATGGTTTCTTGACCAAAATCCATGAAACGCATACTGCATTCATCCCCTTGCAGTACCCTTTACTTTTTCCATATGGTGAAGATGGTTTTCGGGAAGACATTCCTATTAGTGAACTATTCAGGAACATGGGTACTTATAAAAGGCACACTGTTTCTCTAAGGAAATTCATTGCATTTCGCCTCCAGACTAGAAATAATGAGTTTGGTACAGTTTTAAATTCAAGgagattgtttcaacaatttGTGGTGGACACTTATACTATGGTTGAAGCTAATCGACTTTCTTACTTAAAGCGTAACCAAAAAACAATCAGAGCTGATTATTTAAATGGTGTAGCAGAGGCAATTGACAATGGAGAAACCGATCCCTCATCAGTTGGAAAGCGAATTATCTTACTGCCTTCTTTTACAGGTGGTCGCCGCTATATGTTTAATAACTGTCAAGATGCAATGGCTATTTGCAAAAAAATTGGTTATCCAGATTTATTTATAACGGCTACTTGCAATTCTGGATGGGGTGAGATTCAGAGGTTTGTCCGTCACAGAAATTTAAAGGCAGAAGACAGGCCAGATATTTGTGTACGTGTTTTTAAGATGAAGCTTGACAACCTAATGTATGAtttaaagaaaggaaagaaatttGGAAAGGTTGATGCGG GAATGTACACGGTAGAATTTCAAAAGCGTGGGTTACCTCATGCACACATACTTTTGTGGCTTCCACCTcaacacaaaattaaaaaaattgaggaTATAGACAAACATGTTTCTGCAGAGCTTCCTGATCCTAAAGTTTATCCAAATTTATACAAGGCGGTATCATCATACATGATGCATGGTCCATGTGGTGTTGTTGACCCTAAGTCAGTTTGCATGGTCGATGGAAAGTGTTCTAAACACTTTCCAAAAAAATTCCAGAATTGCACAACAGTTGATGATGATGGTTATCCAATttataaaagaagaagaactgGGATTACAATTTTGAAGAAAGGAGTTCCTCTCGATAATGGTTTTGTTGTTCCTTATAACCCG ATATCCAATGGTGGTACCAGTGCTGACAACTCTGAACAACAAGATGAAATCaagcaatattatgattgcAG GTACCTTACTCCATGTGAAGCCGCGTGGAGAACATTCAAATATGATATTCATGATAGGTGGCCTCCAGTGTTGAGATTAGAATTTCATCTTCCAAACCAACAAAGTGTTTTATTCAAAGAGAATGACGATTTGGAAGTTGTGAAGGAAAACTCAACTAAAAAGGGCACTCAATTCTTGGCATGGATGGATGCCAACAAGAAGTACTCGGAGGGGAGAAATCTCACATATGCAGAATTTCCTTCCAAGTTTGTGTACAacaaaaaatcaacaatatgGCTTCCTAGGAAAAGAGGCATTTCTCTTGGTCGCTTGCAATTTATTGCTTCTGGAATGGGAGAAAATTACTACATGCGTGTTTTATTAAATAGGCAAAAAGGTTGTGACAGTTTTAAAAGCATAAGAACTGTAAAGGGTGTTGTTTATCCCACATTCTGCGATGCATGCGAAGCGATGGGATTACTGGAGGATGACCGACAGTATGTTGATGCAATTTCAATTGCAAGTGAGCTTGGTTCCGGATCTCAACTAAGGAAATTAATTACCAGAATGCTGATGACAAACTTGATTTCTAGGCCACAAGAAGTTTGGAGAAAGTCTTGGACTCTTTTAAGTGATGGGATTTTATATGACAGAAGAAAAGCACTCAACATTCCAG ATCTTCGTATAGAGGATGAAGAATTACAGAACTTATGTCTGattgagattgaaaaaatattgcaaGGCAATGGAAGGTCACTGAAGGAATTTCCATGTTTACCATACCCTAAATTTTCagaaattcataattttgaaaatagattcATTGCAGATGAGTTGAATTATAATAGGGATGAAATGGTAAAGATTCATGATGAATTGGTCGGTTCTCTTACTTCAGAGCAAGAGATTGTTTATAAGAATGTTTTGGATGCTGTTTTGTCTGATAACGGTGGATTATTTTTTCtatatggttttggaggaaCTGGAAAAACATTTTTCTAG